From a single Rosa rugosa chromosome 7, drRosRugo1.1, whole genome shotgun sequence genomic region:
- the LOC133720950 gene encoding transcription factor bHLH149, translating to MAASFVSNPDPCLDSSRKKRRKVEDDRNPASTTQVRWRSDKEQRIYSTKLVEALRRVRQGSSSSPAAVSGGKIVKEAADRVLAVAAKGTTRWSRAILRSRLRLSKRLQKCRKARVTGDSRCKRADVRRERRRTPAVQKKVKLLSQLVPGCRKAPLPNLLEETTDYIAALEMQVRAMTVLTELLSGAPAANRLNLTS from the coding sequence ATGGCGGCCTCGTTTGTCTCGAACCCCGACCCCTGTCTTGACTCGAGTCGCAAGAAACGTCGAAAAGTCGAGGATGATCGGAATCCGGCTTCAACTACTCAAGTGAGATGGAGATCCGATAAAGAGCAACGGATCTATTCAACTAAGCTGGTGGAGGCGCTACGGAGGGTTCGCCAGGGATCATCATCGTCGCCGGCAGCGGTCTCCGGGGGGAAAATCGTGAAGGAAGCAGCCGACAGGGTTCTGGCCGTGGCGGCGAAAGGTACGACTCGGTGGAGCAGAGCGATTCTGAGGAGTCGACTCAGGCTGAGCAAGAGGCTTCAGAAGTGTAGAAAGGCGAGGGTTACCGGGGATAGCCGGTGTAAGAGGGCGGAcgtgaggagagagaggaggaggacgCCGGCTGTGCAGAAGAAAGTTAAGCTTCTTAGCCAGTTGGTTCCCGGTTGCCGGAAGGCTCCGTTGCCGAACCTTCTAGAAGAAACGACCGATTACATAGCGGCGCTGGAGATGCAGGTTCGAGCTATGACGGTTCTGACGGAGCTTCTCTCCGGTGCTCCGGCGGCCAATCGTCTCAACCTTACCAGTTGA
- the LOC133722722 gene encoding probable pectinesterase 29 encodes MKSLILIISVILALFSFLNGLDAIRPLDQVSTTIVVDQNGKGQFTTVQQAVDSIPPNNPAWTLIHLNSGVYNEKVEIKTPYIILEGDRDQQTVIQFGDGGSVVTSPTFKLNADNFVARYILFKNTYDRLPSKLAANGVNTTWAPAAAIAGDRASFYHCSFISLQDTLTDAKGRHYFYDCQISGAIDFIWGNGQSIYENCKINSLASKIAPRVGFITAQARESPEESTGFVFKNCHVTGSGPIHLGRAHTNYARVLFAGTTMDNVITPEGWDGARNLISFSEANCRGPGANMSKRVNWEKKLSDQEVNDLTSLSYINQDGWIEKQPR; translated from the exons ATGAAGTCTCTTATTCTTATTATTTCAGTGATATTggctcttttctcttttctgaaTGGATTGGATGCAATCCGTCCACTAGACCAAGTTtcaactaccatcgtagttgaTCAGAATGGTAAAGGACAATTTACCACTGTTCAACAAGCCGTCGACTCTATACCACCAAATAACCCCGCGTGGACTCTAATTCACCTCAACTCCGGTGTCTACAA TGAAAAAGTTGAGATCAAGACACCATATATTATCCTTGAAGGAGACCGCGATCAGCAAACTGTGATTCAATTTGGAGATGGCGGAAGTGTTGTTACCAGTCCTACATTTAAGTTGAATGCAGATAATTTTGTGGCACGATATATTCTATTCAAG AATACCTATGATCGTCTTCCTTCTAAATTAGCCGCCAACGGGGTGAACACTACTTGGGCACCTGCAGCTGCAATTGCCGGAGACAGAGCAAGTTTTTACCATTGCAGCTTCATTAGCTTGCAGGACACATTGACTGATGCCAAAGGTCGTCATTACTTCTATGACTGCCAAATTTCCGGCGCCATAGACTTCATTTGGGGAAATGGACAATCAATTTACGag AATTGCAAGATCAATTCATTGGCATCAAAAATAGCTCCACGGGTAGGTTTTATCACAGCACAGGCTCGTGAAAGTCCAGAGGAAAGTACTGGTTTTGTATTCAAAAATTGTCATGTGACTGGATCTGGCCCTATACATCTAGGAAGAGCTCATACAAACTACGCAAGAGTATTGTTTGCTGGGACAACAATGGACAATGTTATTACGCCAGAAGGTTGGGACGGGGCACG GAATTTAATCTCCTTCTCGGAGGCCAATTGCAGGGGACCTGGAGCAAACATGTCGAAACGTGTAAACTGGGAGAAGAAACTATCAGATCAAGAAGTAAATGATTTGACTAGTTTATCTTACATAAATCAAGATGGATGGATAGAGAAGCAACCTAGATAA
- the LOC133720689 gene encoding pentatricopeptide repeat-containing protein At5g66520-like, whose product MNTTTTTTTTTTNLPHHIKPKEASPETKPTFKLSQKTILDILNTKCTTSLQNLKQAHGVVLRSGHFQDHYVAGTILKCYASPHFNNFGFALKVFDNVWRPNVFVWNIMIKGCVENYEALEAISFYSKMVDMNSRPNKFTYPMLFKACRLVQAVEEGLQIHAHVVKQQLSEDGHIRSAGIQMYASFGLVEEARRILLDDAASSDVVCWNAMIDGYMKCGDVEAAKELFDKHMPIKNVGSWNAMVSGFARCGRLKDARAVFDEMTERDEISWSAMIDGYVQGGYHKEALEVFNEMQKEKIVSPRKFVLSSVLAACANVGALDQGKWIHGYIKKNSIQVDAVLGTALVDMYAKCGRLDMAWEVFENVKRKEVSTWNAMIGGLAMHGRADDALDVFFKMQGNNLEPNGITFLNALSACAHGGFVDEGLTIFSSMKEMYGMEAEVEHYGCVVDMFGRAGLLEEAEQVLNSMPIEPSAAVYGALLGACRIHGNVEMGERVGRILLELEPQNSGRYALLSNIYAEAGMWDDVAEVRKLMKERGVKTIPGISMVDIGGKVHEFKMGDGSHPQMKEVYLMLEKIIEKLETEGYSPNTSQVLFDIAEEEKETALRYHSEKLAIAFGVLNTKPGTTIRVVKNLRICEDCHSAIKLFSQLYNRDIIVRDRMRYHHFRNGKCSCKDFW is encoded by the coding sequence ATGAacacaaccaccaccaccaccaccaccaccacaaaccTTCCTCATCACATCAAACCAAAGGAAGCCTCACCAGAAACCAAACCTACCTTCAAGCTCTCCCAGAAAACAATCCTAGACATCTTGAACACAAAATGCACCACATCTCTACAAAACCTCAAGCAAGCCCATGGTGTTGTCCTGAGGTCAGGCCACTTTCAAGACCATTATGTAGCAGGCACCATACTAAAATGCTATGCAAGTCCTCACTTCAACAACTTTGGGTTTGCTTTGAAGGTGTTTGATAATGTGTGGAGGCCAAATGTGTTTGTATGGAACATTATGATCAAAGGGTGTGTGGAGAACTATGAGGCACTGGAAGCTATTTCATTTTATTCTAAGATGGTGGATATGAATTCCAGGCCTAATAAGTTCACCTATCCTATGTTGTTCAAGGCCTGCAGATTAGTTCAAGCAGTGGAGGAAGGTCTGCAAATTCATGCACATGTGGTGAAGCAACAGCTTAGTGAAGATGGGCACATAAGAAGTGCTGGGATTCAAATGTATGCGTCTTTCGGGCTTGTGGAGGAGGCAAGGAGGATATTGCTAGATGACGCGGCGTCGTCTGATGTTGTTTGTTGGAATGCAATGATTGATGGGTACATGAAATGTGGGGATGTAGAAGCAGCTAAGGAGTTGTTTGATAAGCACATGCCAATTAAGAATGTTGGGTCTTGGAATGCAATGGTGAGTGGTTTTGCTAGGTGTGGGAGGTTGAAAGATGCAAGGGCGGTATTTGATGAAATGACTGAGAGAGATGAGATTTCTTGGAGTGCTATGATTGATGGTTATGTGCAAGGAGGGTATCACAAGGAGGCATTGGAAGTTTTCAATGAGATGCAAAAGGAGAAGATTGTTAGTCCAAGGAAATTCGTATTGTCGAGTGTGTTAGCTGCTTGTGCCAATGTGGGAGCACTTGATCAAGGAAAGTGGATTCATGGTTATATTAAGAAGAACTCAATTCAGGTGGATGCAGTACTGGGGACCGCTTTGGTTGATATGTATGCCAAATGTGGGAGGCTTGACATGGCATGGGAAGTGTTTGAAAATGTGAAACGGAAAGAGGTTTCGACATGGAATGCCATGATTGGTGGGCTTGCTATGCATGGCCGAGCAGATGATGCATTGGATGTGTTCTTCAAGATGCAAGGGAATAATTTGGAACCAAATGGGATTACTTTTCTGAATGCTCTAAGTGCTTGTGCTCATGGGGGTTTTGTTGATGAAGGTCTTACAATTTTTAGTTCTATGAAGGAAATGTATGGAATGGAGGCTGAGGTAGAGCACTATGGGTGTGTGGTTGATATGTTTGGAAGGGCAGGGCTATTGGAAGAGGCAGAGCAGGTACTAAATTCAATGCCAATTGAACCTAGTGCAGCTGTTTATGGTGCCCTGTTGGGCGCTTGCAGGATACATGGAAATGTTGAAATGGGTGAGAGAGTGGGGAGGATTTTGCTTGAATTGGAACCGCAAAATAGTGGACGTTACGCGTTGTTATCTAACATCTATGCAGAGGCAGGTATGTGGGATGATGTTGCAGAGGTAAGAAAATTGATGAAGGAAAGGGGAGTGAAGACTATTCCTGGAATCAGCATGGTTGATATTGGTGGCAAAGTGCATGAATTCAAAATGGGAGATGGGTCACACCCACAAATGAAGGAGGTCTACTTGATGCTTGAAAAGATTATAGAAAAGCTGGAGACGGAGGGTTATTCACCGAATACATCTCAAGTTTTGTTTGACATTGCAGAGGAGGAGAAGGAAACAGCACTGCGGTACCACAGTGAGAAGCTTGCAATTGCTTTCGGAGTACTTAACACAAAACCTGGAACAACCATCCGTGTTGTGAAGAACTTGAGGATTTGTGAGGACTGTCATTCTGCCATAAAgctcttttcacaattatacaacCGGGATATAATTGTGAGGGACCGTATGCGCTATCATCATTTTAGAAATGGAAAGTGTTCGTGCAAGGATTTTTGGTAA
- the LOC133720688 gene encoding protein SUPPRESSOR OF QUENCHING 1, chloroplastic: MAMRLLSPPSSSLSQPTRLFCLHSASTRPKPISVPTLLFQRTPKRFVFSKRMVVKACVKVEEKNVQESSGSEWGKVSAVLFDMDGVLCNSEEPSRRAAVQVFAEMGVETTVEDFVPFGGTGEANFLGGVAAVKGVKGFDTEAAKKRFFEIYLDKYAKPDSGIGYPGALELVTQCKSKGLKVAVASSADLIKVKANLAAANLPLSLFDAIVSADAFENLKPSPDIFLAASKILDVIPSECIVIEDALAGVQAANAAKMRCIAVKTTLSEEALMSAGPSIIRNQIGNISLDDILSGGSDGYNGKMQGLQFLNSSSQTTSEKLTERDTDSSGAANDGIFSFGGVVRRDIVKYGSLGIALSCLAFTISNWKAMQYASPNAIWNVIFGVNQPSIAQKEGESKLERIQQFVNYISDLETRGTAPIVPEFPPKLDWLNTAPIKLSKDLKGKVVVLDFWTYCCINCMHVLPDLEFLEKKYKDMPFTVVGVHSAKFDNEKDLEAIRNAVLRYDITHPVVNDGDMYLWRELGVNSWPTFAVVGPNGRLLAQLSGEGRRKDLDDLVEAALLYYGRKKILDNAPLPLRLEKDNDPRLFTSPLKFPGKLAVDVENKRLFISDSNHNRIVVTDLDGNFIVQIGSTGEEGLRDGSFDDATFNRPQGLAYNTKKNLLYIADTENHALREIDFVNETVRTLAGNGTKGSDYRGGGKGSTQLLNSPWDVCFHPVNEKVYIAMAGQHQIWQLDTADGITRAFSGDGYERNLNGSSSSSTSFAQPSGISLSPDMTELYIADSESSSIRAVVLKTGGSRLLAGGDPFFSDNLFKFGDHDGMGSEVLLQHPLGVLCTKGSQIYIADSYNHKIKKLDPSSKRVSTIAGTGKAGFKDGTALEAQLSEPSGITEAKNGRLFIADTNNSLIRYIDLSSKEPELLTLELKGVQPPTAKSKALKRLRRRSSADTQTVTVDGGSSNEGNLFIKISLPEEYHFSKEARSKFSVETEPETAVLVDPSDGYLSPEGSAVLHFKRPSPSASVGRVDCKVYYCKEDEVCLYQSLLFEVPFHEEIPESNPEEITLAYLVKPRTSTDSLQLPVAR; this comes from the exons ATGGCCATGAGGCTACTCTCACCACCCTCCTCTTCTCTCTCACAACCCACCAGGCTCTTCTGCTTACATTCCGCCTCAACCAGACCAAAACCCATTTCAGTCCCAACCCTTCTCTTCCAAAGGACCCCAAAACGGTTCGTTTTCTCCAAGAGAATGGTGGTCAAAGCTTGTGTGAAAGTGGAGGAGAAGAACGTTCAAGAATCTTCTGGAAGTGAGTGGGGGAAGGTCTCTGCTGTGCTGTTTGACATGGATGGAGTTCTCTGCAATAGCGAAGAGCCTTCTAGAAGGGCCGCAGTCCAAGTTTTCGCCGAAATGGGGGTTGAGACCACGGTGGAGGACTTTGTTCCTTTCGGAGGAACTG GTGAAGCGAATTTTTTAGGAGGTGTTGCTGCTGTTAAGGGGGTAAAGGGATTCGATACCGAGGCAGCAAAGAAGAGATTCTTTGAGATATATTTGGATAAG TATGCAAAACCAGATTCTGGAATAGGATACCCCGGTGCCCTTGAACTTGTTACTCAG TGTAAAAGCAAAGGCCTTAAGGTTGCTGTTGCATCCAGTGCTGATCTAATCAAGGTTAAGGCAAATCTAGCTGCTGCCAATTTACCACTTTCATT GTTTGATGCTATTGTGTCAGCAGATGCTTTTGAGAATCTGAAACCTTCTCCTGATATATTCTTGGCTGCATCAAAGATCTTGGATGTAATCCCTAGTGAG TGTATTGTAATTGAGGATGCACTAGCTGGAGTGCAGGCTGCCAACGCTGCAAAAATGAG ATGTATAGCTGTGAAAACTACTCTATCAGAAGAGGCTCTAATGAGTGCTGGTCCATCCATTATTCGAAATCAAATAGGAAATATTTCACTCGATGATATTCTCAGTGGTGGCTCTGATGGCTATA ATGGGAAGATGCAGGGACTTCAATTTCTTAATTCTTCATCTCAAACCACATCAGAAAAGCTCACGGAAAGAGATACTGATTCTTCTGGTGCTGCCAATGACGGCATTTTCTCGTTTGGAGG GGTTGTTCGGCGAGATATAGTGAAATATGGAAGCTTGGGGATTGCTTTGTCTTGTCTTGCCTTCACCATATCAAACTGGAAG GCAATGCAATATGCATCACCTAACGCTATTTGGAATGTGATATTTGGGGTCAACCAGCCATCTATTGCACAGAAAGAAG GTGAATCAAAGTTGGAAAGAATCCAACAATTTGTGAACTATATATCTGACCTGGAAACCAG AGGAACTGCTCCAATTGTGCCAGAATTTCCACCAAAACTTGATTGGTTGAATACAGCTCCCATCAAGTTAAGCAAG GATCTCAAAGGAAAAGTGGTTGTGCTGGACTTTTGGACCTATTGCTGTATAAATTGTATGCATGTACTGCCAGACCTGGAGTTTTTGGAGAAAAAATACAAAGATATGCCG TTCACTGTGGTGGGAGTTCATTCGGCAAAGTTTGATAATGAGAAGGATTTAGAGGCCATTCGGAATGCAGTGTTACGCTATGACATCACTCACCCA GTAGTCAATGATGGAGATATGTATCTATGGAGAGAGCTAGGTGTGAATTCATGGCCAACATTTGCTGTTGTTGGGCCCAATGGAAGACTTCTTGCTCAACTATCAGGTGAAGGTCGCCGCAAG GATCTTGATGATTTGGTGGAGGCAGCTCTTTTGTACTATGGCCGAAAGAAAATCTTGGACAATGCACCACTTCCTTTGCGTTTGGAGAAAGATAATGATCCCCGTTTGTTTACGTCTCCATTAAAGTTTCCTGGAAAGCTGGCAGTTGATGTCGAAAACAAGAGGCTCTTCATTTCAGACAGTAATCACAACCGCATA GTTGTAACCGACCTAGATGGAAATTTTATTGTCCAAATTGGAAGTACAGGAGAGGAAGGTCTACGTGATGGTTCTTTTGATGATGCCACCTTTAATCGGCCTCAG GGCCTGGCTtacaatacaaaaaaaaatcttctctaCATCGCGGATACTGAAAACCATGCGTTGAG GGAGATTGACTTTGTTAACGAAACAGTGCGTACTCTAGCTGGAAATGGAACCAAAGGCTCTGATTACAGAGGAGGAGGAAAAGGAAGCACTCAG CTACTCAACTCTCCATGGGATGTCTGCTTTCATCCAGTCAATGAGAAAGTTTATATTGCCATGGCTGGCCAACATCAAATTTGGCAACTTGATACAGCTGATGGGATTACTAGAGCATTTAGTGGTGATGGTTATGAAAGAAATCTGAATGGATCAAG CTCTTCAAGCACATCATTTGCACAGCCTTCTGGAATTTCATTATCTCCTG ATATGACGGAACTGTATATTGCTGATAGTGAGAGTAGCTCCATCAGGGCAGTTGTTTTAAAAACAGGAGGATCAAGATTGCTAGCGGGTGGTGATCCATTTTTCTCAGACAATTTGTTTAAG TTTGGGGACCATGATGGAATGGGTTCTGAAGTACTTCTTCAACATCCACTCGGTGTCTTGTGTACAAAGGGCAGTCAAATCTATATAGCAGATAGCTATAATCACAAG ATAAAGAAGCTAGATCCATCTAGTAAAAGAGTTAGTACCATAGCAGGGACAGGGAAAGCTGGTTTCAAGGACGGAACAGCTCTTGAAGCTCAG CTTTCAGAGCCATCAGGAATCACTGAAGCGAAAAATG GGAGACTCTTCATAGCCGATACAAACAACAGTCTAATCAGATATATTGACTTAAGCAGCAAAGAACCTGAACTTCTTACTCTGGAGCTAAAAGGGGTTCAGCCTCCCACAGCAAAATCCAAGGCTTTGAAACGCCTCAGAAGGCGCTCATCAGCTGACACACAGACCGTTACAGTTGATGGTGGTTCATCCAATGAGGGGAACCTCTTTATTAAAATATCATTACCTGAAGAGTATCATTTTTCAAAG GAAGCTCGCAGTAAGTTTAGTGTTGAAACTGAGCCTGAAACTGCAGTTCTCGTTGATCCCTCAGATGGATATCTTAGTCCAGAAGGATCAGCAGTACTTCATTTTAAGAGACCCTCTCCCTCAGCTTCTGTGGGGAGAGTTGATTGCAAG GTTTACtattgcaaagaagatgaggtCTGTTTATACCAATCCTTATTATTTGAGGTACCATTCCATGAGGAAATTCCAGAATCCAACCCAGAAGAAATCACACTTGCCTACCTTGTAAAGCCTAGAACTTCAACAGACAGCTTACAGCTACCAGTTGCACGCTGA
- the LOC133722653 gene encoding high mobility group B protein 10-like — protein sequence MPKKNVREDTRDSQISGFSEFSKPQCSGKLINPNVPNSGFQGKSMFDSSDSESFYERLSKLNESLGYNLVFDVRQTKLNLHLFYKEVTLRGGFNQVNKDRRWEEIASSLKLDGRNLNYPDILLKLYALFLFHYEQIYFYRGPEKVASTPDLTIDIEDSPRMEMKCTNHSSQMVTNVEDGPGEKKILKESCSQSMSTGSASAEKQSAPEAEQKHIPQLHSEKEEIWTKDMHSSAENQLAVPEAAQEQTPQLHSKKKEMRKRGSASAEKQLAVPRKKGMKKPGARQGIRSGYHIFIKTECGRLKKIQSNKGQNLRQMANDAWNQLSEAEKQPFLEQSIKEKESFANKVAVDDEQNHVMESADLENKQASPDGDYHVILDPSDAEKSIEVN from the exons ATGCCAAAGAAGAATGTGAGAGAGGACACCAGAGATAGCCAGATCAGCGGCTTCTCTGAGTTCTCTAAACCACAATGCTCTGGTAAACTGATCAATCCCAATGTGCCCAATTCTGGGTTTCAGGGGAAAAGCATGTTTGACAGCTCTGATAGTGAGAGTTTCTATGAAAGGCTAAGCAAGTTGAATGAGTCACTTGGGTACAATCTTGT CTTTGATGTCAGACAAACCAAACTGAATTTGCATCTGTTTTACAAGGAAGTAACTCTCAGGGGAGGCTTTAATCAG GTGAACAAAGATAGGAGATGGGAGGAGATTGCATCCTCTTTGAAATTGGATGGGAGGAATCTCAATTATCCAGATATTCTTCTAAAGCTTTATGCACTCTTTCTGTTTCATTATGAACAGATTTACTTTTATAGGGGACCTGAGAAAGTGGCTTCAACGCCAG ATCTCACTATTGATATTGAGGATAGCCCCCGAATGGAAATGAAGTGCACCAATCATTCATCTCAAATGGTAACAAATGTTGAAGATGGGCCTGGAGAGAAGAAGATTCTCAAGGAGAGCTGTTCTCAATCAATGTCGACAG GTTCGGCGTCTGCAGAAAAACAATCAGCACCAGAAGCAGAACAGAAGCATATCCCCCAGCTGCACTCAGAGAAAGAAGAGATATGGACAAAAGATATGCACTCATCGGCAGAAAACCAACTAGCAGTACCCGAAGCAGCACAGGAGCAGACCCCCCAGCTGCACTCGAAGAAAAAAGAGATGAGGAAAAGAGGTTCAGCATCAGCTGAAAAACAGTTGGCTGTACCCAGGAAAAAAGGGATGAAGAAGCCAGGTGCTCGACAAGGGATACGCAGTGGTTACCACATCTTTATCAAGACAGAATGTGGgagattaaaaaaaattcaatctaaTAAAGGCCAGAATCTCCGACAAATGGCCAATGATGCATGGAATCAGCTATCTGAGGCTGAGAAACAG CCCTTCCTTGAGCAAAGTATCAAGGAAAAGGAAAGCTTTGCTAACAAAGTGGCTGTTGATGATGAACAAAACCATGTCATGGAAAGTGCTGATTTGGAGAACAAGCAGGCTTCGCCGGATGGTGACTACCATGTGATTTTGGATCCAAGTGATGCAGAAAAATCTATTGAGGTAAATTAA